Sequence from the Undibacterium piscinae genome:
AAAATACTCAATGAACAACTATGGGAAGTGTTGAGGGGTAATAAAGTAAGGGATAGCGCCAAAGCGTTATCCGTGTTTGACGTGCATGAGTATGCATTGGGCAATTTGATTGCGGGATTGGTCTCGTCAGCCAATGCTGCTTTACTGGTGCATGATGAGAACCAAACACGTTCTGAGTTATTGCAATCACTCTTTGCTTTGTACAATCTTTACCAAAATAACGAAGATCGTCCAGAGTTCCCAAAGCGTCTAAATGTATTTTTATTGAACCACAATAGTAAATGGAGGAGCACAAAAGAGCTTTACTATGGATTTGGCTATTCGGCTACAGGGAATATAGTTAGTCAACTTTATCAATCCGCACCTGAAAAATTAACGGCTGAGCCCCTAGAGTATGAAAAACTGGGCATTAAGGGAAATTCACGAACTCCGTTTTTAGCTTGGCTTGGCGTGTCCGAATGGCCGAACATCATGGAGATAAAAACTATTGAGCCAGCCTTTCTAACATTTGCAAAGCCACGTCTGAAATATCCTGCTGCATTCATTGAGAACACTTCGCACATTTTCAATTCGGCGGATGAATTGCCAAGAAATTGTACATTCCAGTCCGTTAAATCGCTCGACGGTCTCGACGTCATTCTTAGTAGCGAGAGCGATGCCATTTTAGCGTGGTTGGCCAGCGATCCTCGGACCCTGTCATGGTTAAAACCGATGCCGGAGCACGGCACTTTAGGTTTTCTGCCATCTGGTTGCTGGAATCAGCGCAATTACAAAGGTGAATTGCCGTCGTACATTTTCTGGAAAATCAAACACAGTTCATGGCTTAGTAGTATTGCGGGAAAACCTCTAGCGCCCGTTGACTGCATGGTAAATGATGCTGCAGTCGCAGGTTTATTCCCCACCCCGATACTGCCATCAAAAGAAACCATTCTGAATTTAGGTTTGTCCCATAGCCTAATGAAACATGCGTTATTAGCTGCGGGCGTGCGAGAGAGTATTGACGATCTCGATTCAGAAGAAATTTATTCCTTAATGTTAGAACTTCCAGCCAAAGACCCTTCAGGAAATTTAGCTAAAAAACTCTACAACTGGCTAATTAAAACCGTCGATTTCAAACCTGACGAAGGCGGAAAAAACTACAAAACCTTCACAGAAAAAGGAAGTATTTTCGCTAAACAAGGTGACGTTCAAGAATATTTTCCTGTTGCTGAGACTTACCATGTTGATGTGGAAGGATTTCCTCAAGAACTACTAAAATCGCTGCCAGTTGCTAGTTTCTTAAAAAAACGTGGTGCAGGAAAAGTCCGACGTATATTCAGAGTAAACGTTTTGGACAAGGAGGCTGTTAATGAAAAAGTCACTCACTACAATGTCGCTGCTTGTTCGGAGCAAGCTAATAAGCATTTTCAAACAGCAAAAAGGTATATAGAAATTTACCGCCACAGTCAAGTCGCAAAGGCGCCGGGGCGAGCTGTTTTTGAGTCCCTCCAACTTGTAGTATGCAATCATGTGAAAAGCGAGATCACATTTAGGCAGCAGACATTAGATAACGAGTTACCGCCTTGGACCTATTCAATTCAAGCTGATCAACTCTATGTATGCTGTAATCCGCTCTATTCTGATGAGCCAAACAATCCTTTATTGGCAAATACAATCGGCGATGCGATTGCTTCTATTTTTGAACTTAATGACGGAAATTCTTTTTCTAATATTTACCGGTGTGATGAGAAAAACCGAACTGAGCTGCTGCGTAAGATGCTCGGGGATCAGCTTGACGACGATTTAGATGCAATGTTGCTGGCGTTGCGAGAACAGGCTGTTGGTCAGTTGTTACCTGAGCCTCTGGTAACTATGGGGCCTGTTCCAAAGATATCTCTTACTGTTACCACAACACCACCTTCTGCAACACCTTTAGCGCAAACCATTGTGACTGAATCTGAGCCTCCAGTACAAAATTGGAATGTACCTTCAACGATTGGTGTTGAATCAGTCGAACACGTACCAGAGAGCCCAGGCACTCGTGTGCGAATACGAGTGTCGGGTGGTGGCTCTGGTTCGGGCAGTTCAGCTGGACGTATTGCGCCCACCTCTGATGGAAAAGCGGGCGAGAATCTCACAATGCTCTTTGAGCAACAACAAGGGCGATTCCCTTTATATATCGGCCACATTACAGGTTACGACACAATCGCTGCTGACGTACTCAGTTTTCGAAGTGCTGATGACTTAGCATTATTTGAGTCTGGAGAGGATCAAAATGCCGTGCTGGTAGAACGGGTGATCGAAGCCAAAGAAAAATGGGCAGGTGGGAGTGTAAACTTAACTGTAAATGAAGTTAATACAGCAGCACAATGGAAAAACAAATATTATATATATCGATTTATGCCCATCAAGGCGACGACGTCGGAATACGAATTAAAGGTGCTTTGCAACCCATTAAGTCAGCTAGATGCGGTTACTTCCTCGATAGAAATTTCTTTGGATATCGCGGCCACGTCACAGAAGTTTCGAGTGTATGGAAAAATCAATCAAACTGAATCCATTTAAATCGATTCGAAACTTTTAGAATGGCGCTTAAATTAGCGCGCGGATTAAAATCACAATAAACTAGGAATTTTTCTCTTCGCAACTGGCCGAATGTAACGAGCAAGGGTAGCGTCCGACTTATGGCCAGTCTGCTCTCTAATTTGATATGGCTGTAATCCGACGGTCGCCGCTTCAGTGCAGTAACCAGCGCGTAAACTATGCCCAGCCACTTTGCTGGCTGCTTCGTCGCCATCTACTCTACGAACAGCCGCTTTTACAATCAACGCAACGGATTGAGGAGTCAACGCTTTTGTGCTCACTATTGTGTCATGCCGACTGACGGCTCTAAACAATGCGCCCTCGTTGATACTCGTTAATTCGTAAGCGTCCAACAGATCCGTCTAGCATTTATTCCTAAAGCGCATTAACAAGGCAGCGGTAGCAGTTCATCAATCCGGCTGTTTGGATGCGTCGGTAATTTTTCGAGTGTGCCTTTAAGCCATGCCAAAGGTTCTATGCCATTGGCTTTCGCGGTGGCGAGCAGGCTTTGAATGGCGGCAGCTTGTCGGCCTGCTCGTTCAGAACCGGCGAAGAGCCAGTTCTTTTTGCCAATGGCAATAGGGCGAATGGCGTTTTCAATCGGATTATTGTCGATTGGCAGATGACCGCTATTGGCGTAGCGTTCAATCGCGCTCCAGCGTTTGAGGCTGTAGTCGATGGCTTTGGCGAGACTGCTGCCATCGGCGCTCTGTTGGCGTGTGTGAATCAGCCAGGCATGCATCGCTTTGAGTTCTGGCAGCGCCTGTGTAGCACGTCGTTGTTGTCGTTGTTCGATACTGTCGCCTTTACCCTCGGCCTCAATGTGATACAGCTTTGCAATGCGTGTAAGTGCCTCATTGGCAATCGGATGCCCATTGGCGGCGTGCAGGTCGAAGAATTTGCGACGGGCGTGCGCCAGGCAGGCCAGTTCGGTGATGCCCAGCGCGAACAGGGCTTTGTAGCCGGCATAATCATCCACCATAAGATGGCCTTGCCAATGCCGCAGAAACGCGCGCGCATGACTGCCACTGCGTCCGGTTTGGAAATCGAACACGATGATGGCAGGCTGGTCTTCTAAGGCATTGCTGCGATATGCCCATAGATAGGCACGCTTGGTCTTACCATTGCCGGGGTCGAGCAGCGGCACCGGGGTTTCGTCGGCATGCAGCACTCGTCCTTGCTTGAGTATTTCTGCCAACCGGTCACTGAGCGGTTGCAGGGCGACGCCAATACGTCCTACCCACTCGGCCAGTGTGGAGCGGGCAATGCCAACACCGTGTCGACTGCTGATTTGCTCAATCCGATACAGTGGTAAGTGATCGAGATATTTTTGAATTACCACCCATGCCAATAATCCTGGTGCCGCCAGACTACGATCGATCACTGCCGGGGGAATGGCTGCTGCGGTGACTGTCTCACAAGCGCGACAGGCGTATTGAGGGCGAATATGCCGATGCACAAAGAAGCGTGCTGGTTCGACGTCGAGTTGTTCACTGATGTCTTCACCGATCTTGATCAGGTCTTTGCCGCATTGAGCGCAGGTGCAGCTTTCTGGCTCATGACGATGTTCAATGCGCGGCAGTTCCGCTGGCAGTGGCCTACGTCCGGTAGGGCTTGGCTTACGTGGTGTTGTCGCTGAAGATAATTGGGCAAGCTCGGCCTGCATCGCAGCCAGGTCGCTTTGTTCGCACTCTAAAAACAGGTCGCGTTGTTGTACCGTAAACGCTTCGGCTTTTGCGCTGAATTTGAGACGTTTGTGATACGCCAGTTCTAAAGTCAAGGCTTGAATTTTGCATTCTTTGACGTGAAGATCGTGCTCCTTGCGACGTAATTGATCCTGCAAAGCAGCCTTCTCCGCCTGTGCCAGTCCGGCCCCATTCAACTGCGCCATCACCCATTGAGTCAGTGCGGGGTCAGCGTTGAATTGGGCGAGTTTGGTGGCGATATCCATGCACGAAAGTATACCTCGCCCGACCGAAAGTTAACAGGGGGAGGCATCCCTTTTTATACGCGCCAATTCGATTGTGGCGGCGCGTTAAGTCGGGGCCAGTCAACGCCCGTGGTGAGCCATTGCCATTCTTCGTTCGACAAGACACACGCCGCATCATGGCTCTGCGGCCAGACGAAGCGACCTTTGTGCAAGCGTCGCATACATAACCAAACACCGGTGCCATCCCAGATCAATAGCTTGATGCGGGTGCTATTCTTGTTACGAAATGCATAGGCACTGCCATCGCAAGGTGGCTTACCCAAACTTTCTTGTACATGCAGGGAAAGTCCGTCAACACCGCTGCGCATATCGATCGGTTCGACAGCGAGATACACCTGTGCCGGAGTCAGTGGCAGGCTCATGGTAGTTGCCGCAGCAATTGCGCCAACACGGGTAAGTCAACATGGTTAGAAATAGTCACCTGCCAACCGGCCGGGCTGCACAAGACAATCTCGGGAAGTGATGCCCTGATCGACACCGGCACCAACTTGCAAGGCTTCATGGCTGGCCGCGGCGATGTCGATGCGATTGTCGTGAGGGAGGTGTGCTTAGCTTGAGAAACTACTGGCGATTTTACAGCGGGTGTGGCAAGTGTGACACTCTGATCAATAACGATGGAAGCGAGGCGTTTGCGCCAGGTATAAAACGTTGAATAGCCGATGGCTTCACGTCGACAATACGCGCTCAGTGATAAGCCGCTCTCAGCCCAGTGCTGCTGATGCTTAGTCCAAAACGCCACTTTGAGAGGATTGAAATTCATGCTAACTCCAGATCATTGAAAGAGTCGAGTGTCACTTATATCGTTATCGATTTCCAGATGGTTGCGTTGGACGCTTACGTTAATTCAAGCCAGCGCTTAAGTGCTTTCACCGGACAACGATTGCCTTTTGCGTTTGGAATAAATACCGTTCTTCCCTCTCCCTCTTGATCAGTTTTTGAGCGCCGTATCAATATTTCTAATCCAGTGTCATAAGTGGTAACATCTTCAATCCGCAATGCCACCAGTTCAGAACGACGGAATGCACCAGCAAAGCCGATCAATAGCAGTGCCTTATCGCGTGCAGCTTTTATTGGACTTTGTAAGTCCACCAGTACCATAATTTCTAGTAGATCATCTTTTACCAATGCAGTAACGCGGCGTTGTGCTGTGCCGAAGGTGCGTCTAATTCCCTGCATCGTTCTTTTCACAGTCTTATCCATTACCGGCGATACGATGCCAATGTCAGTGTGGGCGCGGTGAATGGCGATTAGTCGATGCTGTAAAGTTGCCACCGCCAATGAATCCGCAAATTTAGCGATGTATTCAGCAACCATACCTGGTGTTGCTGGTATCGTACCGCCGTGCTGTTTAAAATGCCGTATATCAGCGCTGTATGTGCGCTGCGTGGCTTTTGATTGCGCCGCTGCTGTATAGCTTTCAACGAGCGGCGACATTGGCGCGGGAATCGATTGAACTAGCTTGATGCGCTGCACTTTTTTGGTTTCGATCAATGGTATTATTTTTGCGGTTTTAGTAGCCATTTTAAGTATTCACAATATTGTATTTTCGATAGCTGACACGGCGTAAAAAAGCGACGAAAATTCTCGCCGCTTTTTTTGCTCTTGGTCATTTCATGGTTTAGCATTTGGGAAGTAATCAACAGTGCTAGGGACGTAATCCACAATAGACCTTCGGCAAGCTGCTGCGATGCAGTGGATAACAGCAGCTAATTCCCCCAGCTCTCCTATCAGCCATCCGATGGCTTCTGTTGCGTCACCAGATATTTCACGGGTTTCAATCTCGGGCGCGGAATTGGCTAATAAAATGCCGATAGCGGATATGCCGAGATTAACTGTACGCATTGCGACATCTCCGTTATTTGCGATTTGCAAAAGTAACGCTGGATTTGCAGCAAGGTAATCAATCTCAAATTCAGCAGTCACCGTCAAATGTGGCAGTTGCAAAAGCAAATCGCGTATCGGTCGCATAGTCTGCATTGTCGCGATGGCATTACCGCTCTTTTGCGATGATCGTTTGGCGCACATATCAGTATTCCTCGGGAAACAGAAAAGTGGTAACACTACGATCCGCTTCCGTGATCACCCAGAATCGTCTATTAGCTGCGACATACGCAGACAATATGCGAAGCCCGTTCTCTACTGCAAAGTCATTTGCAATTGCATCTCCTGGCGGAACATCGCCCCAATCGCTTTGCAAATGACGTCGAATTAAATACTGCTCGAATTCAATTTTATTCTCGCTAAAATGCGTCATAACTGCTGGGGTTGCCACAACGGTGCCACAAGAAAATAGTGGCACTGTTTTCTGGAAGTATGGTTCCTCAAGCGCTGAAGAAAGCGACTCTGATGTAAGCGTCCAACAGATCCGTCTAGCATTTATTCCTAAAGCGCATTAACAAGGCAGCGGTAGCAGTTCATCAATCCGGCTGTTTGGATGCGTCGGTAATTTTTCGAGTGTGCCTTTAAGCCATGCCAAAGGTTCTATGCCATTGGCTTTCGCGGTGGCGAGCAGGCTTTGAATGGCGGCAGCTTGTCGGCCTGCTCGTTCAGAACCGGCGAAGAGCCAGTTCTTTTTGCCAATGGCAATAGGGCGAATGGCGTTTTCAATCGGATTATTGTCGATTGGCAGATGACCGCTATTGGCGTAGCGTTCAATCGCGCTCCAGCGTTTGAGGCTGTAGTCGATGGCTTTGGCGAGACTGCTGCCATCGGCGCTCTGTTGGCGTGTGTGAATCAGCCAGGCATGCATCGCTTTGAGTTCTGGCAGCGCCTGTGTAGCACGTCGTTGTTGTCGTTGTTCGATACTGTCGCCTTTACCCTCGGCCTCAATGTGATACAGCTTTGCAATGCGTGTAAGTGCCTCATTGGCAATCGGATGCCCATTGGCGGCGTGCAGGTCGAAGAATTTGCGACGGGCGTGCGCCAGGCAGGCCAGTTCGGTGATGCCCAGCGCGAACAGGGCTTTGTAGCCGGCATAATCATCCACCATAAGATGGCCTTGCCAATGCCGCAGAAACGCGCGCGCATGACTGCCACTGCGTCCGGTTTGGAAATCGAACACGATGATGGCAGGCTGGTCTTCTAAGGCATTGCTGCGATATGCCCATAGATAGGCACGCTTGGTCTTACCATTGCCGGGGTCGAGCAGCGGCACCGGGGTTTCGTCGGCATGCAGCACTCGTCCTTGCTTGAGTATTTCTGCCAACCGGTCACTGAGCGGTTGCAGGGCGACGCCAATACGTCCTACCCACTCGGCCAGTGTGGAGCGGGCAATGCCAACACCGTGTCGACTGCTGATTTGCTCAATCCGATACAGTGGTAAGTGATCGAGATATTTTTGAATTACCACCCATGCCAATAATCCTGGTGCCGCCAGACTACGATCGATCACTGCCGGGGGAATGGCTGCTGCGGTGACTGTCTCACAAGCGCGACAGGCGTATTGAGGGCGAATATGCCGATGCACAAAGAAGCGTGCTGGTTCGACGTCGAGTTGTTCACTGATGTCTTCACCGATCTTGATCAGGTCTTTGCCGCATTGAGCGCAGGTGCAGCTTTCTGGCTCATGACGATGTTCAATGCGCGGCAGTTCCGCTGGCAGTGGCCTACGTCCGGTAGGGCTTGGCTTACGTGGTGTTGTCGCTGAAGATAATTGGGCAAGCTCGGCCTGCATCGCAGCCAGGTCGCTTTGTTCGCACTCTAAAAACAGGTCGCGTTGTTGTACCGTAAACGCTTCGGCTTTTGCGCTGAATTTGAGACGTTTGTGATACGCCAGTTCTAAAGTCAAGGCTTGAATTTTGCATTCTTTGACGTGAAGATCGTGCTCCTTGCGACGTAATTGATCCTGCAAAGCAGCCTTCTCCGCCTGTGCCAGTCCGGCCCCATTCAACTGCGCCATCACCCATTGAGTCAGTGCGGGGTCAGCGTTGAATTGGGCGAGTTTGGTGGCGATATCCATGCACGAAAGTATACCTCGCCCGACCGAAAGTTAACAGGGGGAGGCATCCCTTTTTATACGCGCCAATTCGATTGTGGCGGCGCGTTAAGTCGGGGCCAGTCAACGCCCGTGGTGAGCCATTGCCATTCTTCGTTCGACAAGACACACGCCGCATCATGGCTCTGCGGCCAGACGAAGCGACCTTTGTGCAAGCGTCGCATACATAACCAAACACCGGTGCCATCCCAGATCAATAGCTTGATGCGGGTGCTATTCTTGTTACGAAATGCATAGGCACTGCCATCGCAAGGTGGCTTACCCAAACTTTCTTGTACATGCAGGGAAAGTCCGTCAACACCGCTGCGCATATCGATCGGTTCGACAGCGAGATACACCTGTGCCGGAGTCAGTGGCAGGCTCATGGTAGTTGCCGCAGCAATTGCGCCAACACGGGTAAGTCAACATGGTTAGAAATAGTCACCTGCCAACCGGCCGGGCTGCACAAGACAATCTCGGGAAGTGATGCCCTGATCGACACCGGCACCAACTTGCAAGGCTTCATGGCTGGCCGCGGCGATGTCGATGCGATTGTCGTGAGGGAGGTGTGCTTAGCTTGAGAAACTACTGGCGATTTTACAGCGGGTGTGGCAAGTGTGACACTCTGATCAATAACGATGGAAGCGAGGCGTTTGCGCCAGGTATAAAACGTTGAATAGCCGATGGCTTCACGTCGACAATACGCGCTCAGTGATAAGCCGCTCTCAGCCCAGTGCTGCTGATGCTTAGTCCAAAACGCCACTTTGAGAGGATTGAAATTCATGCTAACTCCAGATCATTGAAAGAGTCGAGTGTCACTTATATCGTTATCGATTTCCAGATGGTTGCGTTGGACGCTTACACTCTGATTTAATATTACTTTTCATGAACTTTACCTTTTTTAGACCTGCAACAAAGTAAAAGACGAACGAGCAGAAAACGACCCACATAGATTGTGCCGTCAGTACGTTTGCCATGACCAAGTAAGCAGTGGGAGTAGAGGAGAGTCAGCGTTTGGAAGGAGTCTCCGCAGCAAAAAAATTAAGCTAAAAACCTTAACTTTATATTGTTGCGAAGTGCCTTTTGGCGCTGAACATTGCAGCGCATTGCACGCCACAACAACAGTTTACGCTTGTAATTAAATTAGATCGAGTACTAAATAACTTCGTGTATAGCTGGCTTTTCACCCGCTGATTGCCCAGCATCATTGCACATTTCCAAACAAAACTCGCGTTTAAAAACTCTGAAAAATTCGACCTAATTTCAAAATCCAGCGGGTTTTGTTTTGACCGGCTTGAAGCTCTTGTGTTCTCGCCTAAATGCAACCAGATCAAGGTCAGCGACATTGATAGAAATCTGATCTACTCCATGCGCATGTGACACTAATCGGTCAAAATGTTCTTTGTAAGGTGCTTGAATTGTAGATCCACCAAACTCCCCCTTGTTGACTACAACCACATGTTGAAACATATGATAATTAAGAGCAGCAGCCATGGTATCGAACGTGCTTACATCTTTATTGTGTGCGCAAACCACAAACAGATCTGTCTTCTTCTTTAAATCAACCGCTAAATTTAAATCGGTCGCGTCATAACAGATCGCACCGCTGATGCGTATTGGTCCTTCTTCAGCACCAATTACTTCGATTATGTGTTGACATGGTCTATAGCCTGAAATCCCAAGTAAAACCTCATCCTTTGTCATGTTTGCTTTACCTTGATCCCTGATAATCCATTGTCGTCCAGAATCGCGATAATCAGGAATAAACCACCTTGCGACGTTTACCAGCTTTCCGTTATGGTCAAAAAATACCATACCTGCTAACACTATAGACTTAGTCTTATCAGCCAACCGTTTAATGATATCTTGATCATCGGGATGTACCGCGACTTCGGGAAAAACGATTAAGTCAGCACTAACTTTTGACAAATCGTTATCAGCTTCCAGTTTAGCAGTGAGCGTTTTATATGTTAGCTGGCAGATTCTTGCAATGTGCGCTCTGTTTTCTGCTCTTGCTTTTGGCAAGTTAAGCTCTCGATCACTAAGAGAAAAATCTTTACTTCGTGGAAGCAATTGCTGAACAGTGACCAGCCGAAATGAAGGTCGTTTTGTCAGCGTGCTTATTGATGTAACTAACGTCGGCATTCTGGAAGCCTTGCAGTAAAGCTCATCGAGCAATCGCAGCCTTTTACTTAATACCTTCCTCAGCGATTCGAGGCCATCAATCCCTAAAATTTCTTCGCTCTTGAGATATGTTGACTCTCGCCCAGGCCACTGAAGACACTTCATCAACAATTCAGAGAACCAAGTTGACACCGTTGCATAGTTCCCCACCAGCACTTCAGAAGAATGCATCATACCCATTCGTCGCTTATACCAGCCAGTTCTCAAGCCCTTATAGCTGATCACCGTTCCCAGCTTCCAGCGACTGCCAGTGAAATCACTACCCCCAACAACCGCCGCACGAAGAATTGAACCAATCCAATAAATTATTGTGTGTTCATTATTACTGGCATCAATCCAAGGTGGAGCTGAAAACCGAGGATCATTCGTCGTCGATTTTGAGGTTGTAGTGCAATCAATTGAGGTCACATCTGGAAGCCAAAGCTCTTCCCAATCTGCATGGTGCCCAACCTGAGCAACTTGTATATCACGTGGGGACAAAGGGAGCAGTGCTGAATTTTTTTCAGCAAATGAAATTAAACCCAAGGCAAGCTTGACCAGGGCAACTTCGTGTTCGAATCCATTTTTATTTGAAGCGATAACTTTGGAAAGTTTTTGTTTTTTCGATTTCAAGTCACTTGATGCAACTGGCGCAGCCCAATCTAATTGCTTTATCAGTTCCTTATTCGCACTATCTTGCCCGAGCCGTTTCCACACACTCAACCAAAATTCACCTCCACGTTTAGCAATTTCCTCTAGCGAGCTAAGCTTCAAGTCCGGAGTCAAAGGGGAGATATTTTCAATCAACAATAATGCAAATGCATCTGGTCGCCCAGTAATCTGCGACGCCACTTCAAATAGTGCTAATCGCTGAATCTGAAATTCCGGTGGCCGTCCAGCCAAAATAGCATGAAGACTGTGTTGAATAGTCTTAGTC
This genomic interval carries:
- a CDS encoding IS66 family transposase — encoded protein: MDIATKLAQFNADPALTQWVMAQLNGAGLAQAEKAALQDQLRRKEHDLHVKECKIQALTLELAYHKRLKFSAKAEAFTVQQRDLFLECEQSDLAAMQAELAQLSSATTPRKPSPTGRRPLPAELPRIEHRHEPESCTCAQCGKDLIKIGEDISEQLDVEPARFFVHRHIRPQYACRACETVTAAAIPPAVIDRSLAAPGLLAWVVIQKYLDHLPLYRIEQISSRHGVGIARSTLAEWVGRIGVALQPLSDRLAEILKQGRVLHADETPVPLLDPGNGKTKRAYLWAYRSNALEDQPAIIVFDFQTGRSGSHARAFLRHWQGHLMVDDYAGYKALFALGITELACLAHARRKFFDLHAANGHPIANEALTRIAKLYHIEAEGKGDSIEQRQQRRATQALPELKAMHAWLIHTRQQSADGSSLAKAIDYSLKRWSAIERYANSGHLPIDNNPIENAIRPIAIGKKNWLFAGSERAGRQAAAIQSLLATAKANGIEPLAWLKGTLEKLPTHPNSRIDELLPLPC
- the tnpB gene encoding IS66 family insertion sequence element accessory protein TnpB, producing the protein MSLPLTPAQVYLAVEPIDMRSGVDGLSLHVQESLGKPPCDGSAYAFRNKNSTRIKLLIWDGTGVWLCMRRLHKGRFVWPQSHDAACVLSNEEWQWLTTGVDWPRLNAPPQSNWRV
- a CDS encoding tyrosine-type recombinase/integrase, yielding MLDAYELTSINEGALFRAVSRHDTIVSTKALTPQSVALIVKAAVRRVDGDEAASKVAGHSLRAGYCTEAATVGLQPYQIREQTGHKSDATLARYIRPVAKRKIPSLL